From Osmerus mordax isolate fOsmMor3 chromosome 7, fOsmMor3.pri, whole genome shotgun sequence:
gtgtgtgtgtgtgtgcttaggtgggtgaaggtgtgtgtgtgggtttaggTGTTTCCACTCGAGTCTTAAACTGCAGACAGCTTTGTCCTGGAATAACTCCACACCACCTGACTCTGGAGACAGCTACAGCAGGGTCACCCACAGGCAAGTgccagagcaggagagagcagccctgaAAATCCCCCTTATGTCACTGAAGATGAGGGGGAGGTGAAAAGCTCCTTATAGCGCACATCATCCACCACGATCACCTGAAGGGAGATCACCCTAGTGATGCTTGCGGCGATGCTGATCCGTTTGTAGCTAACCCATGACTAATTTATTGATGAAATTAACAAACACATTTATCCAAAGCAAGGTACGGAGTTACCCTcttgtagggttacactccaaccctgctagaagtatctctccaggagcagggttggagtgtaaccctacaggagggcatCTCTCCAGGGTTGCGTGTACAGCCCTGCTGTGGCTGCCCTCCATCTCACCGATCAGGGTGACGGGCGTGCCGTACTCCAGGGCTGAGATGGCCGTCCACTTCCCCGTCCCCTTCTGCCCCGCGCTGTCCCGGATCTTGGGCAGCAGGTGCGTTCCGTCCGCGTCTCTGAACTTGAGAATGTTGGCTGTGATCTCGATCAGGAAGGAGTCCAACTCGGTCTTGTTCCACTCGTTGAAGGCCTGTGGGGGAAATGCTAGATTGCTGAAAATCCCAGCGATTCTGGTAATGCTGAGCACGGTGATTAATCTAGGAATAATTTTAGCATATTACGAGCATGGGTTATGATGTCACAAAAATAACATAGGTGTGTTCACGATTCACCCTGTCTCAGTTATAGTCTGAATGAATGGAAATCCAGCTTGTTTTGAACTGCCAGACTGAGTTCACAGCCTCatggacagggagtcaggtggctgagcggttagagaataaggctagtaatcaaaaggtcgctggttcgattcccggccgtgcaaaatgacgttgtgtccctgggcaaggcacttcaccctacttgcctcggggggggatgtccctgtacttactgtaagttgctctggataagcctaaatgactaaatgtaatgtaaatgactaaatgtaaatgtagacagAGCTAATCCACCGGGCTGTTGTTGAGGAAACTGACCTTAGCCATCTCATCGTGGTCCATTCCCAGGACATCCTTCATCAGGTGGTAGGCCTCGCAGATCAGCTGCATGTCTCCGTACTCGATGCCGTTGTGGACCATCTTCACAAAGTGGCCGGCCCCCTCGTCTCCCACCCAGTCACAGCACGCTTCTCCGGTTCCGACCTTGGCCGCGATGCTCTGGAAGATGTCCTTGATGTGTGGCCTGCATGAGTATATGTAACAAGACAGTGGTAAGACCTAACAGCAGTTATAAACAATCTTAGTAAGGACTATTGGAGCTCTGTCTTGATAGAGTTTCAGTGTAGCTATTCTCTAGGCCTCAGGACTTCTCCACATCATACAAGACCCTAAGAGTTTAAGAACTCGTCCCCAGGGTTCCGGAACTCGTCCCCAGGGTTCCGGAACTCACCAGGCCTCTTTGTGTCCTCCGGGCATCAGGGAGGGTCCGTAGCGagccccttcttcccctccactGACCCCACTGCCCACAAACAGGAGTTTCTTGTCCTTCATGCTCTGGCATctccgctacacacacacacacgcacacacgtgtaaGAGGACACTCTCCTGAAACTGAAGTTAACCATGTCCTCACAAACATCCAATCTTTCATGAACTCACTGTTGTGTCTCTGTATTCAGAGTTACCACCATCAATGATGATGTCGCCAGCTTCAAGAAGAGGCACCTGTGAAATaacacagaagaaaaaaaagtttaattgAACCTCAATCACATCCAATTCAGTAACACTATAGATTTTATGGGTACATTCACCAAACTCATCATGACTCTGCAGTTTTTCTATTGCTGCTTATGCGACGTCTACAACTTctaaaaaataatacaacaaCTACCACTAATAATGATAATACTACCACTACCACTACTTCTACTACAAAAAGTACTACTACCATAACAAATGCTACTATTACATACTACAACTGCTACTCACCAACTTGTCAATGAAGTCATCCACAGCCTGGCCAGCCTTGACCAGCAGAATAATCCTTCTGGGCTTCTTCAGTTTGGACACCATGTCCTCGAGGGACTCCGCTCCGATCACCTTGGTCCCCTTCGCCTCATTCTTCAGGAAGTCGTGCACCTTGGACACGGTCCGGTTGTACGCGCAGACCTGAAGGCGTAAAAAATACCAGACATAAACAATTGTAGGCTACCGGCAGAAAGTGGTGAGGAAGATCAAAATGTCAATAATGAGTAAAGCTACTAACTAGAACTTTTAAGGTCTACTTGTGCGCACTGCCAGACTCACCACAAAGCCATTGTCGTTCATGTTCAGAATGATGTTCTGGCCCATTACGGCCAAGCCAATCAACGCAATGTCTGCTCTGAAAAAGGACATTTAATCATATTTGAGACTAATCACGTAGGGACATCTGGTTTTAGACTGAGGAGGAAGTAACTACGTCCAGTAAGTACGGGGGGATATGCTATATCGTTGAATATCCCAGCGATCCCACTGCCTTGCAACAATGTGCTTTCAACTGTACCAGCCAAGGCCATTTGATTTCACGAGACACCCATTCAATGTCAGATAGCTAGTAGTGTGGCTGACAACTCGAGGCCAACATTGGTCCATATATATATTGTGTTCACTAAATATCAACTACGTTAGCTAATAATCCGGCTAGCTACACCACAATCGAGTTTGACCAATTGGACAGTGTGACAGATATAGCTAAGGATGAAGCTAGCTAAAACTCTGAGATTATCATCCAATTGGCAATGCATGGGTGGATTTCGATCAGCCTGTTTCGCAGAGAATATAAGCAAATTGCAATACTTACTGAGCCATGGTTTTGGTTAGGTTAGGTGTAGATCTTTCAACAGACAGAAACAGCTGCACACCAATGCACTTTCCTTCTAATTTCCTCGATACTTCCTCGTTCCCTATTTAAAGAGGAGGAGACCTCCCGTTCACGAGTACAAGCGCTTTCTATCAGGTGACGTCAAATGAGCTCAAGCCCATGCGCTTCTCGGGATTTCATTGGTCCAAAAAAACTGAGCAGAGATATCGAACATGTGATTGGTACAAGGCCCCCGTCAATCTTATTGCGTCATTACACACCCATAAAGGCTGTATAGAACAGGGGTTTCCAAACATCCTGATGGATATCGATTGCTGTGAACTGTTGCTACATTTAGACTCAAAACCGGAGTTACATAGGAAACTGCTGATTGGTTCAGTTATTGTCATAATGACGGTCTGATATTCTTAAAATAACAAATGCAATTCTTGTATAATATTGGTTCATACTTGCATGGCCCTTAATTTAAACAAAGGGGAATACAATATAATGATGTTTATCAACTTAAAagtgatatttaaaaaaaattctacAACTCATTATGTGGTAACAGTCGTGATTGATCATGTGATTTGGGTATAAGAAGTAATTGTTCAGACATTAGTGCTGAAGGACCTGCACCTATATATTAATTGTATGAGACAGTAGTGTAGGATTATGAGAAATTGAAAATAGTTTTTCATATAAACCCCTAAAAGGTCGTTGATCTCAAACTGTTCAACTCCAACGGTATTAATATTGTAAAAAAGTAGCCAACAATTCTCTTTGAATCTGACTTCAAGGACCACCATGAAAGTCCTAAAACTATAGTATAACTTGTTCAAATGATTGTAAATTACATTTCCCATCACAAAGCTACCTTTAACTGATTGaaaattaatgtgtgtgtgtctgtgtgtggtaaaGGACGAGCCAAGCCGACTGTTTATTCTGCTAATGCACGGGTCATACTTTATTGTTACCTCATTCACTAAACAGTTCAATGGTGCAAGATTACCATACACAGAATTAGGATATCTGCAGGACACATCTAAGCTATACAGCGAATGGATTATAATTATTACAAATACAggaaacatatttacattttaattcaaGCCCCATTCAACACAGATATTTACAAAATAAGTATGAAAATGAAGCCAATCTGACAAATAATGTACAGTGTTAATGTCTTGGTTTGACTTTTTTTAGTTTGAGCGAACAAAACCAGAGAGAACGTCAGTAAAGCGAATGTAGTCTTCTGAGAAGGGAAGATGTAACATGTCACGGCGAGTTCTGTTGAGAAGGCAGCGTGGGAAAGCATTGAGGTGAAGACATCCGCAGAAACAATGATATAACTAATTTGTGATGTCTTAGCGTATATAACTACTTTTTAAATATACTCCCTGATATTAGAAATTAAACAAAAGTAACTCAGAAAGTTCAACCGTAACAATCGTTAATGATAATGTAGGTCTGAAGGATAGCTATTATTGGTACGGTAGCCTACGTTTTGAGATTAAAAGCTAACCAAATTCAAACCACTCTCTATTAGAAGGAAGCTCTAAAGTAGTCCATTTACCGAGCAGCAGTGTCACAGACTCGattttagttttgtttttttctcctttaaaattatgtaaaaATTAAAACACAGCAAAATCCTGATACTACATTCAACATTCTATTCAAACTATTCTCAGCTCACAAATGCTGCACGCCTTCATTTGGTTTCATTTTACTTTTTGTGAGAATATTGAGCAGACTTTATTTGATCAGTTAGTTATACCATTTTTTATTATGTGCAAAGAGCTGCAAACTACTATATACATTGCAAAGAATAAATACAACGATCCAAAATAACAGATTAGTGGTCAAGGGGAAAATATCTGCTCTGACAGATAATCATACCAATACGTAAATACCAGTTAATACATGTCATTGTTCAATGCTGTGAATTTAAAGCGAGGTTAACTTCGAACTTTGATCGCTGCATAGAAGCGGCTCTGTAATCTTGCAGATGACTGGTTATCTGTTTACAGGGAATTCTGATTAGACATCTTAAACTGCAACTTCTCTGGAAGGTAACAATCCAACTGCAAACGTTTAGTTAGTCAACGGCCCTACAGGCTGATTGACCTGAGGACAGGGCATATCTAAGCTGCTCACGTTTGCTCAGAGAGAATGTTGCAAATCCAGATATCTCCAAGCAGATCTCACCATGTCTACGTAAACAGCATCTTTTGACAAACCTCTTTAAAGAGATTTCCCTTTTCTTTGTATTTAAGAGGCAGTGAACAATTAGCCTCTAAACTCCCAAAGGGTTTAACCACCATGTAGCGTGTCTCCACACACTAAAGACTTGTCCTTCTAATGCATTGTGGGCATTCTGCTGGTTGGTTGGCCAGAGTTTCCTAATGCCCAATTACATTTCATTCTTCACTACCAAAACAACCAATCGTAGAGACAGAGCTACCTTTTGCCAGGTATTTACTTTTTGGCTCTGGCTATATGACCACAGTTGACCCAATGATGTACAGAGCAAATATTTTCCACAAATAATATTAAAAAAACCTCAGAGCATATTTAATCCCTTTCATTCTAGTCAAATCAAGATAACCTTAGAAGATACTCTCAAAACGCCACACATATTGAGAACCAGTGTCTACGCTTTGAAAACACGTGCTTTCATATCAATTCTATATTCTCATATTTCTAACCGAAGATGCTAACATCCAATCAATCATGAAGTCAGATGCCTGGTCTGCTCTAGCCTTGCTATAGTTATGTCTGTACCTGTGCAAATCAATGTTCAACTTAAACATCGCTGGATAAAACCGCAAAATAAATGCCCTCGTTCCATTTAACATCAAGCTCCGCTGTACGCTGACCGCATAGTATAAAATAATCAACAGTTATGAAAAAAAGGAATAACTTATGTGAACAGTTAAGAGTTTAGAGGTTTAAATTCaagaatgcaaaaaaaaaaacaacaagggTAATTCTGCCGTGCACAAGTCCACTCTTGACTACAGTATTGAACTTGTAGATAGATAGTACCTGATGTTTTTTCATGAAAAGAGGGAATAGACCAGAAATAAGAGGCCAACAGCTAACACGCTGTAGCCTTCACCAAGCATCTGTACCAAGGTTGACTACTACCCTACTTCATTCCCTTGCTTCcttctgtgtacagtatgttatgTCTTCAGTTCATTTACTCGTGGAAGGTGATGGCCGACATGAGGCTCGGACAGGCCGAGGTCCTCTGCAGGTAGCTGAGACTACAGCTACGACCCCTAACGGGCCGCGTGAGAAAAGCACGAAGAGCTGACAGGAATGTCTTAAATCCTTAATGAGAGAAGCGCCTGACACACTTATCTTGGAACATTATGTACAAACGACATACTCCTCACAGTATTACCGTCTGTcatactcctccctctcttctggtggtcttttctgctcagaAAGAGCAGCTAAACTGGCAGAGGGATTCttttaaaataatttttttgtGAGAACCGCTCTGCTTTTCAGTACTGTATTGTGAAAGCGCATCTCCTGAACTGGAGAGCGTTTTGCCCATTGTTCCGCCAAAACAGATTTCTGATATCAGACCGACCGATGGGGATGTTAAAATTTGGATTGGTGTATATACAGAGGTCATATACAGGGAAGTAAACACTGTAATAATTGTGTTTCTCAAATGTCGCAACCAAGTGTTTTTTGAAAGGCAGTCTGTTCTTGTTTTTGCGGTTTAGTATTTTACACTAGGATGGAGAGGGCTGAGAAGGCTGGACTGTTTCAGGGAAGGATAAGTCGGCCCACTGGAAAGTCTCGTAAGACGTAAAAACCTGTAATATTGCTAGCAGCAATAGTTTTTAAACCAGCCTAGCTTTCTGTAGGAGAAGGTTAATTGATATTTCTCATGAGGTTTGGTGGCTTTTCCTTTCCTTGTGTACTTGTTGcggtttttattttaattttcgTAAGTTAGCAAAAACTTGGTCGTCTCCCGAGTCTGCTGCAGTTTTCATGCGGGCAAGTAAAAATCGAACTCCTCCCGTCAGACCGATAACACTGATATATAAGAGACAATCATCACAGACGATAAGTGGGGGAAAATATAAAGACGAGTGGGTCAGAATGTGTTTCAGAAGAATCGTGCACACACAAGTAGACTATTACGACATGCTACTAGTTCAGGGAGGGTCTGGGAATGACAACGAAGCAATAACAGAGGACCAAACAGAAGTCTGAACGAAAACACGGAAGGCCAGGGGGTAgagatgtggggagagagagagagggagagagagagagggggggacatcTGGGGTGTAGCAGAGGGCCTACAGTGGGGGGGGGAAAGCAGGATTTCAGGGACTGAAACTTTTAGTTGCTGGAGCAGGAGACTTAAGCCACAGATCTACGTACAAGAGAAAACCATCAAGAATCACAATGGTTAATAAGTATTAACACTTGGTATGTTCGAAGGCTAGTCAGAAGAACAGGACAGAGGTTTCCCTGGTGATGCAGGTGAAGTCATCAGTTCTTCATCAGGCCCGAACGCCTCCTCGCCAACTTTGACCTGAGGGTAAACACAAACAatcaacaaataaacaaaagtGAGCGATGCGTATTTAAAAACCTCTATAATATCTGGGTACTATCTTAGCTAAAACtgtaattttgtttttgttgcaaGAGCTTCATAAAAGGCTAAGTGACCCTACAGACATCAGACAACAAATCTCAAATCACGAATAACTACAAATCCACACACTTTCCTACTAAGCGAACGGTTTCCTAACGGTGAATGAGGAGTCCTAACACTGATGTTGCCTGAGGAGTCCTAACACTGATGTTGCCTGAGGAGTCCTAACACTGATGTTGCCTGAGGAGTCCTAACACTGATGTTGACACCGTGTCCTCGTCAGTACCGTATAGTGCCGGCCAGCAGGGGGTTGAAGGCGTAGAGCCAGTCGTTCATGTCCTTGTCGTTGTTGGCCTGCAGCAGGATTCCTCTGTGCTTCGTACACACAGCAAACGTGTTCGGGGTCTGGAGACACAACAGCAGCTCAACCCTCACATCGGATCAACCCGACTCCTTAtcgttcgtgtgtgtgtacgtgtgtgtatatatatattgtgtacacacacacacacacacacgtgtgtgagcACCCACCTTGAGCATGGCCTGCTGGTCCTCGCTGTACTCCACCTGGGCGGTGGACAGGTTCAGCACGCCCCTCTCCACAGGGTCACGGTCGCTATTGTAGATGAACACGTACGGGCGACGCACCACCACAAAGTGCTTCACCCACGAGTTGGAGCGGGGCTCCATGAAGCTGAGGAAGCCCTTCTTAGACACCACCGACCTGGGGGCAGGTCACCAGGAGCAGGTCACCAAGGGCAGGTCACCAGGGGCAGGTCACCAGGAGCAGGACACCAGGGGCAGGTCACCAGGGACAGGTCACCAGGAGCAGGTCACCAGGGGCAGGTCACCAGGGACAGGTCACCAGGAGCAGGTCACCAGGAGCAGGTCACCAGGGACAGGTCACCAGGAGCAGGTCACCAGGGGCAGGTCACCGGGAGCAGGTCACCAGGGGCAGATCACCAGGGGAAGGTCACCAGGAGCAGGTCACCAGGAGCAGGTCACCAGGAGCAGGTCACCAGGAGCAGGTCACCAGGGGCAGGTCACCAGGAGCAGGTCACCAGGAGCAGGTCACCAGGGGCAGGTCACCAGGAGCAGGTCACCAGGAGCAGGTCACCAGGGGCAGGTCACCAGGGGCAGGTCACCAGGAGCAGATCAGATGAATTCAGTTTAACATCAATGAAATGAGTGAGAGCACAAGCTTAGCTGAATGATCTCATCTGCTCACAACATGAGCAGTGGGCAGATGGAGGGGGGTCTGTcagggggtgatggagagagagagagaggacagagacgagagagtgagagacagataaaggtaGATGGCCTTACCCTGTCCTCATCTCCTCGATGTCGGGCACCAGGTTGAGGAACTCGTTCTTGCCGGCACGGGCCAGGTAGGAGGTCTCCAGGGTGGGCACCATGGGGAAGTTCTCGTAGTCCGagcaggaggggctggaggcgcGGGAGTTAGCATCAGGGGTCCTggcagacaacacacactctggtcaGAACAGGACGAGACTgagggagatggtgtgtgtgtgcctgtacgagagtgtgtgtgtgtgagggagtgtgtgtgtatatatgagtgtgACCACGTGAGCCTCACTTCTGGTCCATGGAGCTGCAGCGGGAGTCTGCCAGggaggggcaggtggaggagggggtgagggtggcacTGCTGAAGCTGGTCACCGAGGAGTCACGACCCAGAGGAGAGATGTCTGACAGCTGGGGGGGAtgagtgagggaggtggggagtgaggaagagagagacagacacagggggatgatagagagaaagacatggcaagagagacagacaaaggaggagaaagagatggagagagatgagatgagtggggaaggacaaagagagagatgtgggtgagaaggagagacggagagagagagagagagagagagagagagagagagagagagagagagagacgttaaCCACGTTGTGAATTCCCCAACTGAAACATCACACTGGGGTAGCCACAAAGTTTGAGAACGGTGGCGTCGTTTGTTTTCTACTCCAGGGTCTCACCTTGCAGTCGCTGATGCTGTTGCACACCTGGTTGTACTCACTGTTGAAGGTGTGAGTCAGGAGACGCAGGCACTAAGGGAGAACGACATATGTAAAAAAGCTCCTCTATTTTGACACATTACATTCTTAAAGCATTTTTACTTTAAATtagttatatttatttttatgccTAAGACTTTGCTCAGTCCTGTCCTGTGCTATTCCAGTGTAACGTCTGTCCTCACCTTGGTGGCCAGCTCCTTCTCCCGGTCCACCAGGCTCTCGATGTCGGCAGAGTCGTAGCCAGAGCTCTCGCTGGGGGTGATGGCGCTCTCAAAGGTGGTGCTGGAGAtctgggaggagatggaggtggaggtgctcAGGGTCCCACTGCTCATGCTCGGAGACAGAGACTCGCTCAGGGACTTGCTGCCCgggccacttcctgtccccggaccacttcctgttcctgcggGGGCGTTCTCCACCAGCTTCTCTCTCAGCAGTAGAAGGTGACGGGTCTTCTCCacctgggcgggggggggtcacagaaggagggagaggggggggacagaaggagggagagggggggagattgAGAGtggaagggggagaaagaggaaagtagggagagaggaagggagggagggggtgggagagagggagggagggggtgggagagagggagaagtggaggaggagggggaggaaaagagtaaggatggaggagaagagagagagagtggaaggaggagagagagagagagggggagggagggaggagagaaacaaTTATAGTTTTAGTCTGAGTCCCTAGATAGAAAAGATGTATTGTTCCAGACATTGGTGCAGTCAAGTCTCAGTGCTCCAGCACAGACCTCATGCATCTGCTCGATCTTCTCCAGCTCCCACTGGTGCTCCAGGATGAGGCTGTCTCCCCGGGGCCTCCAGCCCGCCAGGTTCTCCTCGCCCCTCACGTACGCCACCGACGTGTCCAGGATCTTCCTCCTCCGCCGTTGCATTCCTGCTCACGCCACGCCGGGCAGAAcacgcagaaacacacgcacacacatccccgggcacagacaaacacacacacacacagaaaacgtcAGTACACTTTATCAGTAAATTTCCTCATTACTTTATTCATCTGCCTGCCTTAATGTTATTGATATTATGCCAGTCACTCTGGTTGCCACGGCAACCCAGTACGTCTTTAGAGAGAGCACAGAAGAGCGTGCGGTTCTGACCTGGACTTCCTGTGTCAGACATCTTACACAGGCTCAGTTCATAGATCCCCGTCACTCGGTTACTGCAACAGAAACAAGAGGAATAAGAAGCTTTATCAGAGAGGGACAAGTCAGTCAAGGTAGAATTTTAGACACAAAATGGCTGACGGCTGCATGTTTGATACAGTCCAATGAGTTCTAAAGACACAAAATGGCCACCAGCTGCCTCACCAGTCAGGGGTCTTGGAGTAGCCGCTACCAAAGAAGTTCCTTAGCGAGCGGGGAGGCGAGATCTTCGCGTCTCGAGAGTAGAAGACCATGCAGATGTCTTTGGTAATGATGGCGGGCTGGATGCAGTGGTCAAGCTTCCAAAAGAGGAAACAAAATGAGCTTGTGTAGCACTGCAGGGTCACAGGCTCAATGGAGATATGGCCACTTTGACCCAAAATGGCCACCGCCTGGTTGACCCAAAATGGCCACAGCCATGTTGATCCAAAATGGTAGCCATGAGACGTGATGAAGTTTGAACCAAAATATACGCAACTAACCTCCAGGTATGCCGAAAGGGTCATGAATATCTTCTCTCCGTAGGGAGTCACCCGGTTGAGCAGGAGAGAGTTGTGCAGGGAGCTGTCCCACACTGCCTCAAAACGGTAGAAGGTCCTAGAAGGAGAAACGACAACCTTTAGCTCTAGTCTCTGATGAAACTTCTCTATTTAGATTCAAAGGGAATTGCGCTAGTTGAGAGGCTATTTCAAGCCATTTCTAGCTACAAAGTGCTATCCTTTATGTCACAATAGACATAAAGAGCTTAGAAAACTAAGCAATCTAGCTACTACTGTTGGGTTTGAAGTATTACAGTATTAGAGAAAATACTGAAAGTGATTAGCTACAGTTTCATATGCAGTTGTGGGTAGGAGTTTTTAAAACATCTAATTTACTGCAGTCATTCCCCTTCCTTCTAAGCGGATACGTTGACAAGACAACAAGTTCGCTTCACTCATGTCGCATCCATTAGTGAGTTAACAGACTTCTGTGAAGGGGGAACGCTGGATAGCAGTGAGGAACGGGGTCGGGCGAGCACGCCGAGGAGAAATCTCGACGACAAACACGAACGACAGCAGGTGTCACAATCATCAACCGTGTGTGAGaagcagcaggtgagagagtggCACGTTACGTGTTTGACAGGTTGACCTAGCAACAACCTGGCGTCCTAGAAAATCAAGACAGGACCCGTTCCTGTAATGTCAGttacttattttatttttttacgttttgttgttattgttgccaCATTCCTGACACAGGCGAGAAACAAGGTGGCTCAACTGACACCAGTCCTCGACATTCCATAACTATCTCCCGAGTCTGTGATTATGTCCGTTTGTTTTAAAGGAAGTTGAGCAATCGATGTGATTTCTCGTCGTCACGTCCAATTAACTGATTAGTACATCGAGCTGACGTAGTGAAATAGTGGATTAGCACAGCGGCCACAACTACTACCACAACTCCTGCTTCTCTGAGCCATCTGTCAATGACGGCCCCAGCTTTTTAGATGACTCATCCTTGCAGTGCCGTTTCCAGCCAGCAGAGAGCGCTAACTGCAGGTTGCCTGGCCTGTCACTGACTCAGTGGCCGTGCATATTACCGAGGCTGTGCCATAACACAAGACTCACACCGTGTCAACGTTAACTCACACTGGTGCGTGTTAGGGAAGGAGAAAATGTGTGCCATCTAGGTGCCACAGAACATCATAACCTGTGTTTTCATACAAGGTTTGAGGAATTTCCGAGTGGGTGATATCAAAAGACagaagaaaacacacaaaatggGTAATATTTCATTACGATTGCCTTCATAAGGGGTTTCTTTAAGAAGGAGGTACTTCATGAATCATAGTGGCAGTTATGACTCAAGTCATCAAGTGTGAAAAACCGCCATTGCTTAGCAGGGCTGCACCACAACCCGATGTCCTTCAAAGATCTTAACAACCCTTTTATAAAGGCAACTACAACGTAATGTATTACCCCAAAAATGAAACTAGCAGAAATGAGAAGTTAGCACTATACTACTGTATAAATATCTATGTCTATGAGGACTATAAGGAGATCCATAAAGCTCTTCCGTGTGGAAGGGTGTTTATGGTC
This genomic window contains:
- the pgd gene encoding 6-phosphogluconate dehydrogenase, decarboxylating: MAQADIALIGLAVMGQNIILNMNDNGFVVCAYNRTVSKVHDFLKNEAKGTKVIGAESLEDMVSKLKKPRRIILLVKAGQAVDDFIDKLVPLLEAGDIIIDGGNSEYRDTTRRCQSMKDKKLLFVGSGVSGGEEGARYGPSLMPGGHKEAWPHIKDIFQSIAAKVGTGEACCDWVGDEGAGHFVKMVHNGIEYGDMQLICEAYHLMKDVLGMDHDEMAKAFNEWNKTELDSFLIEITANILKFRDADGTHLLPKIRDSAGQKGTGKWTAISALEYGTPVTLIGEAVFARCLSSLKEERVEASKSLSGPEGTKFSGNKTSFLEDIRKALYASKIISYAQGFMLLRQAAKEFGWSLNYGAIALMWRGGCIIRSVFLGKIKEAFDRDSELQSLLLDNFFSNAVQDCQDSWRRTISTGVQQGIPMPCFTTALSFYDGYRHGMLPANLLQAQRDYFGAHTYELLSNPGTHIHTNWTGHGGNVSSSSYNA